Proteins from one uncultured Cohaesibacter sp. genomic window:
- a CDS encoding phosphoribosylanthranilate isomerase encodes MYVKICGLSTPDAIATGLQCGANWIGFVFFPKSPRHVDYGKAKELVGSVRGKASIVALTVNASDDELEAIDRSIDPDIWQLHGTETPERVLEIKARFKRPVMKALPIRDEADLAPIPAYEAVCDILLFDAKPPKDMKTDLPGGNGITFDWRLIQNLKLKKPFVLSGGLNPDNVAEAIRLTRPQGVDVSSGIESAPGVKDRQKIMDFVHAAKAAAQEL; translated from the coding sequence ATGTATGTAAAGATCTGTGGGCTATCGACGCCAGATGCGATCGCAACGGGCCTGCAATGTGGTGCCAACTGGATTGGATTTGTTTTCTTTCCGAAAAGCCCGAGGCATGTGGATTATGGGAAAGCGAAGGAACTGGTGGGTTCGGTACGCGGCAAAGCGTCCATAGTAGCCCTCACTGTCAATGCGAGTGACGATGAGCTTGAGGCCATCGACCGGTCGATCGATCCCGATATCTGGCAATTGCACGGCACCGAGACACCCGAGCGTGTCTTAGAGATCAAGGCACGGTTCAAACGCCCTGTCATGAAAGCCCTGCCCATTCGGGATGAAGCAGATCTTGCGCCCATACCTGCCTATGAGGCTGTGTGCGACATCCTGCTGTTTGACGCCAAGCCACCCAAGGACATGAAGACAGATCTGCCCGGTGGCAACGGCATCACCTTTGACTGGCGCCTGATACAGAATCTCAAGCTCAAGAAACCATTCGTCCTGTCAGGGGGCCTTAACCCGGACAATGTCGCCGAGGCCATTCGCCTGACCCGCCCGCAAGGAGTTGATGTCTCCTCGGGCATTGAAAGCGCGCCGGGCGTTAAAGACCGGCAGAAAATCATGGATTTCGTTCATGCCGCCAAGGCCGCCGCTCAAGAGCTATAG
- the trpB gene encoding tryptophan synthase subunit beta, giving the protein MTDPTTLPNSVSQGPDDRGFFGIYGGRFVSETLMPLILDLDKAYNEAKEDPEFHKELAKLHKDYVGRQSPLYFAERLTEHLGGAKIYLKREELNHTGSHKINNCLGQILLAKRMGKTRIIAETGAGQHGVATATVCARFGFPCEVYMGATDVERQAPNVFRMNLLGGVVHPVTAGAGTLKDAMNEALRDWVTNVADTYYIIGTAAGPHPYPAMVRDFQSIIGQETKEQMLAAEGRLPDMLCACLGGGSNAIGLFHPFLDDEDVQIVGVEAAGYGLDTDEHCASLNAGKPGVLHGNRTYLLQDDDGQILEGHSISAGLDYPGIGPEHSFLRDSGRVEYVSATDTEALEAFQLLCQTEGIIPALESSHAIAEVIKRAPTMDKDQIIVVNLSGRGDKDVNTVSKFLGKGSLAE; this is encoded by the coding sequence ATGACTGACCCGACCACTTTGCCCAACAGCGTCAGCCAGGGCCCCGATGATCGTGGCTTTTTTGGCATTTACGGGGGACGCTTTGTCTCAGAAACCTTGATGCCGCTCATTCTGGATTTGGACAAGGCCTATAACGAAGCCAAGGAAGACCCCGAATTCCACAAGGAACTGGCCAAGCTGCATAAGGATTATGTCGGCCGCCAGAGCCCGCTCTATTTCGCCGAGCGCCTGACCGAGCATCTGGGTGGCGCGAAGATCTATCTCAAGCGCGAAGAGCTGAACCACACCGGCAGCCACAAGATCAACAATTGCCTTGGCCAGATTCTGCTGGCCAAACGCATGGGCAAGACCCGTATCATCGCCGAAACCGGCGCTGGCCAGCATGGCGTGGCAACGGCCACCGTCTGTGCTCGCTTCGGCTTCCCTTGTGAGGTCTATATGGGCGCAACGGATGTGGAGCGTCAGGCGCCGAACGTCTTCCGCATGAATCTGCTTGGTGGCGTGGTCCATCCCGTTACCGCAGGTGCGGGCACCCTCAAGGATGCCATGAATGAAGCCCTGCGCGACTGGGTCACCAACGTGGCTGACACCTATTACATCATCGGCACGGCAGCCGGCCCGCATCCATATCCCGCCATGGTGCGCGACTTCCAGTCGATCATTGGGCAGGAAACAAAAGAGCAGATGTTGGCCGCTGAAGGACGGCTGCCGGATATGCTTTGTGCCTGCCTTGGTGGCGGCTCCAACGCCATCGGCCTGTTCCATCCGTTCCTTGATGACGAAGACGTACAGATCGTCGGTGTCGAAGCGGCTGGCTACGGCCTTGATACCGATGAACATTGCGCCTCTCTGAATGCGGGCAAGCCCGGCGTTTTGCATGGCAACCGCACCTATCTGCTGCAGGATGACGATGGTCAGATTCTGGAAGGGCATTCCATTTCCGCCGGTCTGGACTATCCGGGCATCGGGCCGGAGCATTCCTTCCTCAGGGATAGCGGCCGGGTCGAGTATGTCTCGGCAACCGACACCGAAGCTCTTGAAGCCTTCCAGCTGCTCTGCCAGACAGAAGGGATCATTCCTGCTCTTGAGAGCTCTCACGCCATTGCCGAAGTCATCAAACGGGCTCCGACCATGGACAAAGACCAGATTATCGTCGTGAACCTGTCCGGTCGTGGCGACAAGGATGTCAACACCGTGAGCAAGTTTCTCGGCAAGGGATCCCTTGCGGAATAG
- the trpA gene encoding tryptophan synthase subunit alpha, which yields MEKTRIDTRFAACKAENRAALVGFITAGDPDLDTSLEIFKALPKAGVDVIELGMPFSDPMAEGVPIQLATQRALAGGHTMAKTFDMVRAFRKEDNETPIILMGYYNPIYVRDPKAFVKDAKEAGVDGMIVVDVPPEHDDELCIPAREAGVNFIRLATPTTDEKRLPKVLENTSGFVYYVSVTGITGTGALDADKVAIAVKSIKDHTNLPVAVGFGVKTPEQAEAIGRNADGVVVGSVLVNAIKDSLDADGKATDKTVSAVTDIVKGLADGCKRAKA from the coding sequence ATGGAAAAAACACGCATTGATACCCGCTTTGCTGCCTGCAAGGCCGAAAATCGCGCAGCCCTCGTTGGCTTCATCACCGCAGGTGACCCGGATTTGGATACCTCGCTGGAAATCTTCAAGGCTCTGCCCAAGGCTGGCGTTGATGTGATCGAACTGGGCATGCCTTTTTCCGATCCGATGGCCGAAGGGGTTCCCATCCAGCTGGCCACCCAGCGGGCGCTGGCCGGTGGTCACACCATGGCCAAGACCTTCGACATGGTGCGCGCATTCCGCAAGGAAGATAATGAAACCCCGATCATCCTGATGGGCTATTACAATCCCATCTATGTGCGAGACCCGAAAGCCTTTGTCAAAGATGCAAAGGAAGCAGGCGTTGATGGCATGATCGTGGTTGATGTGCCGCCCGAGCATGACGATGAATTGTGCATTCCGGCTAGAGAGGCCGGGGTCAACTTTATCCGACTGGCAACCCCGACCACGGACGAAAAACGCCTGCCCAAGGTGCTCGAAAACACCTCTGGCTTCGTTTACTACGTCTCGGTGACCGGGATCACGGGCACAGGCGCACTGGATGCCGACAAGGTGGCCATCGCCGTCAAGAGCATCAAGGATCACACCAATCTGCCGGTCGCTGTCGGCTTTGGCGTGAAAACCCCCGAGCAGGCCGAAGCCATTGGGCGCAATGCTGATGGTGTGGTTGTTGGTTCCGTACTGGTCAATGCCATCAAGGATAGCCTTGATGCTGACGGCAAGGCGACAGACAAGACTGTTTCTGCCGTAACCGATATCGTCAAGGGATTGGCAGACGGCTGCAAACGCGCCAAGGCCTAA
- the accD gene encoding acetyl-CoA carboxylase, carboxyltransferase subunit beta, which yields MNWINTVVRPKIRSFLNRRDVPENLWIKDPVTGEMVFHRDLENNQYVVPNSNFHMRLNASQRFQYLFDNADYSLLEAPEVVDDPLKFRDIKRYSDRLKEARSKTGYKDAVQVAQGDVEGLLLTAAVQDPNFMIGTLGMAAGEALIKGMMKAVEDKTPFVLFSASGGARMQESILSLMQMPRVTIAVQALREAGLPYIVVLTDPTTGGVTASYAMLGDIHIAEPGALIGFAGQRVIEQTIREKLPEGFQRAEYLKDHGMVDMVVHRHDLKKVIARLCRFFTNTDVPENLGEELTSEQVAIEKAMADIPDANPEGSAEASPEAASEKTPEDGASDGEKKEKAKDTDKKAD from the coding sequence GTGAACTGGATTAACACTGTCGTTCGACCGAAAATTCGTTCGTTTTTGAATCGCCGGGATGTCCCGGAAAACCTTTGGATCAAAGATCCGGTCACCGGTGAAATGGTGTTCCATCGGGATCTCGAAAACAACCAGTATGTTGTTCCCAATTCCAACTTCCATATGCGGCTCAACGCGTCCCAGCGCTTCCAGTATTTGTTCGACAATGCGGACTATAGCCTTCTGGAAGCCCCTGAAGTGGTCGATGATCCGCTGAAATTCCGCGACATCAAACGCTATTCTGATCGTCTGAAGGAAGCTCGTTCCAAAACCGGCTATAAAGATGCTGTGCAAGTGGCGCAGGGCGACGTGGAAGGGCTGTTGCTGACCGCTGCCGTGCAGGATCCCAATTTCATGATTGGTACTCTGGGCATGGCCGCTGGCGAAGCGTTGATCAAGGGCATGATGAAGGCCGTGGAAGACAAAACGCCTTTCGTCCTCTTTTCCGCTTCCGGCGGCGCGCGCATGCAAGAGAGCATTCTGTCTCTGATGCAGATGCCGCGCGTAACCATTGCCGTTCAGGCGCTGCGCGAAGCTGGTCTGCCTTACATTGTCGTGTTGACTGACCCGACCACGGGCGGGGTAACCGCATCCTATGCCATGTTGGGTGATATCCATATTGCCGAGCCGGGGGCTCTTATTGGCTTTGCCGGTCAGCGTGTGATCGAGCAGACCATCCGCGAAAAGCTGCCCGAAGGGTTCCAGCGCGCCGAATATCTCAAGGATCATGGCATGGTGGACATGGTGGTCCATCGTCATGACCTCAAGAAGGTTATCGCGCGCCTTTGCCGCTTCTTCACCAATACCGATGTGCCAGAGAATCTTGGCGAAGAGCTGACATCCGAACAGGTCGCCATTGAAAAGGCCATGGCTGATATTCCGGATGCCAATCCGGAAGGAAGCGCCGAAGCATCCCCTGAAGCCGCATCTGAAAAGACACCAGAAGACGGTGCCAGCGATGGGGAAAAGAAAGAAAAGGCAAAAGACACCGACAAGAAGGCTGATTGA